From a region of the Thermus caldilimi genome:
- the rpoC gene encoding DNA-directed RNA polymerase subunit beta': MKKEVRKVRIALASPEKIRSWSYGEVEKPETINYRTLKPERDGLFDERIFGPTKDYECACGKYKRQRFEGKVCERCGVEVTKSIVRRYRMGHIELATPAAHIWFVKDVPSKIGTLLDLSATELEQVLYFSKYIVLDPKGAVLDGVPVQKRQLLTDEEYRELRYGKQETYPLPAGVDALVKDGEEVVKGQELAPGVTSRMDGVALYRFPRRVRIDYLRRERAGLRLPLSAWVEREAYRPGEVLAELPEPYLFRAEEEGVVELKELEEGHLLTLLKDDEAVARYFLPVGLTPLVVQGEVVEKGQPLAEGRGLLRMPRHMAAKEVEAEEEGDTVYLTFFLEWTEPKDYGVAPHMNVVVPEGAHVRAGEKVVAAIDPEEEVIAEAEGIVHLHEPASIVVMKARLYPFEEDVEVTTGDRVAPGDVLADGGKVKSEIYGRVEVDLVRNVVRVVESYDIDARMGAEAIQALLKELDLEKLEAELLEEMRHPSRARRAKARKRLEVVRAFLDSGNRPEWMILEAVPVLPPDLRPMVQVDGGRFATSDLNDLYRRLINRNNRLKKLLAQGAPEIIIRNEKRMLQEAVDAVIDNGRRGSPVTNPGSERPLRSLTDILSGKQGRFRQNLLGKRVDYSGRSVIVVGPQLKLHQCGLPKRMALELFKPFLLKKMEEKGIAPNVKAARRMLERQRDIKDEVWDALEEVIHGKVVLLNRAPTLHRLGIQAFQPVLVEGQSIQLHPLVCEAFNADFDGDQMAVHVPLSSFAQAEARVQMLSAHNLLSPASGEPLAKPSRDIILGLYYITQVRREKKGAGREFATPEEALAAHDRGEVALNAPIRVAGKETSVGRLKFVFASPDEALLAVAHGLLDLQDVVTVRYLGKRLETSPGRVLFARIVGEAVGDERVAQELLQMDVPQEKNSLKDLVYQSFLRLGIEKTARLLDALKYYGFTLSTTSGITIGIDDAVIPPEKQKYLEEADKKLRQIEQAYEMGFLTDRERYDQVIQLWTETTEKVTQAVFKNFEENYPFNPLYVMAQSGARGNPQQIRQLCGMRGLMQKPSGETFEVPVRSSFREGLTVLEYFISSHGARKGGADTALRTADSGYLTRKLVDVAHEIVVREADCGTTNFISVPLFQPDEVTRSLRLRKRSDIESGLYGRVLAREVEVLGQRLEEGRYLTLEDVGLLIKAAEAGEIREVPVRSPLTCQTRYGVCQKCYGYDLSMARPVSIGEAVGVVAAESIGEPGTQLTMRTFHTGGVAVGTDITQGLPRVIELFEARRPKAKAVISEIDGVVRIEETEEKLSVFVESEGFSKEYKLPKDARLVVKDGDYVEAGQPLTRGAVDPHQLLEAKGPEAVERYLVDEIQKVYRAQGVKLHDKHIEIVVRQMLKYVEVTDPGDSRLLEGQVLERWDVEALNERLIAEGKTPVAWKPLLMGVTKSALSTKSWLSAASFQNTTHVLTEAAIAGKKDELIGLKENVILGRLIPAGTGNDFVRFTQVVDRKTLKAIEEARKEAVEAKEKEPALRRPGRREQPGKQA, from the coding sequence ATGAAAAAGGAAGTTCGCAAGGTTCGCATCGCCCTGGCCTCTCCGGAAAAGATCCGCTCCTGGAGCTACGGGGAGGTGGAGAAGCCCGAAACCATCAACTACCGCACCCTGAAGCCCGAGCGGGATGGGCTTTTCGACGAGCGCATCTTTGGCCCCACCAAGGACTACGAGTGCGCCTGCGGCAAGTACAAGCGGCAGCGCTTTGAGGGCAAGGTGTGCGAGCGCTGCGGGGTGGAGGTCACCAAGAGCATCGTGCGCCGCTACCGCATGGGGCACATCGAGCTGGCCACCCCGGCGGCCCACATCTGGTTCGTGAAGGATGTGCCCTCCAAGATCGGCACCCTCCTGGACCTCTCCGCCACCGAGCTGGAACAGGTTCTCTACTTCAGCAAGTACATCGTCCTGGACCCCAAGGGGGCGGTGCTGGATGGGGTACCCGTGCAGAAGCGCCAGCTCCTCACCGACGAGGAGTACCGGGAGCTCCGCTACGGCAAGCAGGAAACCTACCCCCTGCCTGCCGGGGTGGACGCCCTGGTCAAGGACGGGGAGGAGGTGGTGAAGGGGCAGGAGCTGGCCCCCGGGGTGACAAGCCGCATGGACGGGGTGGCCCTCTACCGTTTCCCCCGGCGGGTGCGGATCGACTACCTGCGCAGGGAGCGGGCGGGCCTTCGCCTTCCCCTCTCCGCCTGGGTGGAACGGGAGGCCTACAGGCCAGGTGAGGTCTTGGCGGAACTTCCTGAGCCCTACCTCTTCCGGGCGGAGGAGGAGGGGGTGGTGGAGCTCAAGGAGCTCGAGGAGGGCCACCTCCTCACCCTCCTCAAGGACGACGAGGCCGTGGCCCGCTACTTCCTGCCCGTGGGCCTTACCCCCCTGGTGGTCCAGGGGGAGGTGGTGGAAAAGGGCCAGCCCTTGGCCGAGGGCCGGGGCCTTCTGCGCATGCCCCGGCACATGGCCGCCAAGGAGGTGGAGGCGGAGGAGGAAGGGGATACCGTCTACCTCACCTTCTTCCTGGAGTGGACGGAGCCCAAGGACTACGGGGTGGCCCCCCACATGAACGTGGTGGTGCCGGAAGGAGCCCACGTCCGGGCGGGGGAGAAGGTGGTGGCGGCCATCGACCCCGAGGAGGAGGTGATCGCCGAGGCCGAGGGCATCGTCCACCTGCACGAGCCCGCCAGCATCGTGGTGATGAAAGCCCGCCTCTACCCCTTTGAGGAGGACGTGGAGGTCACCACCGGGGACCGGGTGGCCCCTGGGGACGTGCTGGCGGATGGGGGCAAGGTCAAGAGCGAGATCTACGGCCGGGTGGAGGTGGACCTGGTCCGGAACGTGGTGCGGGTGGTGGAATCCTACGATATCGACGCCCGCATGGGGGCCGAGGCCATCCAGGCCCTCTTGAAGGAGCTGGACCTGGAGAAGTTGGAGGCCGAGCTTCTGGAGGAGATGCGGCATCCCTCCCGGGCCCGGCGGGCCAAGGCAAGGAAGCGCCTCGAGGTGGTGCGGGCCTTCCTGGACTCTGGCAACCGCCCGGAGTGGATGATCCTCGAGGCGGTACCCGTGCTGCCCCCCGACCTCCGCCCCATGGTCCAGGTGGACGGGGGCCGCTTCGCCACCAGCGACCTCAACGACCTCTACCGCCGCCTCATCAACCGCAACAACCGCTTGAAGAAGCTCCTGGCCCAGGGGGCTCCGGAGATCATCATCCGCAACGAGAAGCGCATGCTCCAGGAGGCGGTGGATGCGGTCATCGACAACGGCCGCCGCGGCTCCCCCGTCACCAACCCGGGCTCCGAAAGACCTCTCAGGAGCCTCACCGACATCCTCTCCGGCAAGCAGGGCCGCTTCCGCCAGAACCTCTTGGGCAAGCGGGTGGACTACTCGGGGCGGAGCGTGATCGTGGTGGGGCCCCAGCTCAAGCTCCACCAGTGCGGCCTGCCCAAGCGCATGGCCCTGGAGCTCTTCAAGCCCTTCCTCCTTAAGAAGATGGAGGAAAAGGGCATTGCCCCCAACGTGAAGGCCGCCCGGCGCATGCTGGAGCGCCAGCGGGACATCAAGGACGAGGTGTGGGATGCCCTGGAGGAGGTCATCCACGGCAAGGTGGTCCTCCTGAACCGCGCCCCCACCCTCCACCGCCTGGGCATCCAGGCCTTCCAGCCGGTTTTGGTGGAAGGCCAGTCCATCCAGCTCCACCCCCTGGTGTGCGAGGCCTTCAACGCCGACTTCGACGGAGACCAGATGGCGGTGCACGTGCCCCTTTCCTCCTTCGCCCAGGCGGAGGCCCGCGTCCAGATGCTCTCCGCCCACAACCTCCTCTCCCCGGCCTCCGGGGAGCCTTTGGCCAAGCCCAGCCGGGACATCATCCTGGGGCTTTACTACATCACCCAGGTGCGCCGGGAGAAGAAGGGCGCAGGCAGGGAGTTCGCCACGCCAGAGGAGGCCCTAGCCGCCCACGACCGGGGCGAGGTGGCCTTGAACGCCCCCATCCGGGTGGCGGGCAAGGAAACCAGCGTGGGCCGGTTGAAGTTCGTCTTCGCCAGCCCCGATGAGGCCCTTCTGGCGGTGGCCCATGGCCTACTGGACCTGCAGGACGTGGTGACGGTGCGCTACCTGGGCAAGCGCCTGGAAACCAGCCCGGGCCGAGTCCTCTTCGCCCGCATCGTGGGTGAGGCGGTGGGGGATGAGCGGGTAGCCCAGGAGCTTCTCCAGATGGACGTGCCCCAGGAGAAGAACTCCCTCAAGGACCTGGTCTACCAGTCCTTCCTGCGCCTGGGGATTGAGAAGACCGCAAGGCTTCTGGACGCCCTCAAGTACTACGGCTTCACCCTGTCCACCACCAGCGGGATCACCATCGGCATCGACGATGCCGTCATCCCCCCTGAGAAGCAGAAGTACCTGGAGGAAGCCGACAAGAAGCTTAGGCAGATCGAGCAGGCCTACGAGATGGGCTTCCTCACCGACCGGGAGCGCTACGACCAGGTGATCCAGCTCTGGACCGAAACCACGGAGAAGGTCACCCAGGCCGTCTTCAAGAACTTTGAGGAGAACTACCCCTTCAACCCCCTCTACGTGATGGCCCAGTCCGGGGCCCGGGGTAACCCCCAGCAGATCCGCCAGCTTTGCGGCATGCGGGGCCTCATGCAAAAGCCCTCGGGGGAGACCTTCGAGGTGCCGGTGCGCTCCTCCTTCCGGGAAGGCCTCACCGTGCTGGAGTACTTCATCTCCAGCCACGGGGCCCGGAAGGGTGGGGCGGACACCGCCCTCCGCACCGCGGACTCCGGCTACCTCACCAGGAAGCTGGTGGACGTGGCCCACGAGATCGTGGTGCGGGAGGCGGACTGCGGCACCACCAACTTCATCTCCGTCCCCCTCTTCCAGCCCGACGAGGTGACCCGCTCCTTGCGCCTCAGGAAGCGCTCGGACATCGAGTCCGGCCTCTACGGCCGCGTTCTGGCCCGGGAGGTGGAGGTGCTGGGCCAGCGCCTGGAGGAAGGGCGCTACCTGACCCTCGAGGACGTGGGGCTCCTCATCAAGGCGGCGGAGGCCGGGGAGATCCGGGAGGTGCCCGTGCGGAGCCCCCTCACCTGCCAGACCCGCTACGGGGTGTGCCAGAAGTGCTACGGCTACGACCTCTCCATGGCCAGGCCCGTGTCCATCGGGGAAGCGGTGGGGGTGGTGGCGGCGGAGTCCATCGGCGAGCCCGGCACCCAGCTCACCATGCGCACCTTCCACACGGGCGGCGTGGCGGTGGGCACCGACATCACCCAGGGTCTGCCCCGGGTCATTGAGCTCTTTGAGGCCCGGCGCCCCAAGGCCAAGGCGGTGATCTCCGAGATCGACGGGGTGGTGCGCATCGAGGAAACCGAGGAGAAGCTCTCCGTCTTCGTGGAGTCCGAGGGCTTCTCCAAGGAGTACAAGTTGCCCAAGGATGCCCGCCTGGTGGTGAAGGATGGGGATTATGTGGAGGCGGGCCAGCCTTTGACCCGCGGGGCCGTGGATCCCCACCAGCTTCTGGAAGCCAAGGGTCCTGAGGCAGTGGAGCGCTACCTGGTGGACGAGATCCAGAAGGTCTACCGGGCCCAGGGGGTGAAGCTCCACGACAAGCACATCGAGATCGTGGTGCGGCAGATGCTCAAGTACGTGGAGGTCACCGATCCCGGGGATAGCCGCCTGCTGGAGGGCCAGGTCCTGGAGCGGTGGGACGTGGAGGCCTTGAACGAGCGGCTCATCGCCGAGGGCAAGACCCCGGTGGCCTGGAAGCCCCTCCTCATGGGGGTTACCAAGAGCGCCCTTTCCACCAAGAGCTGGCTCTCCGCTGCCAGCTTCCAGAACACCACCCACGTGCTCACCGAGGCGGCCATCGCCGGGAAGAAGGACGAGCTCATCGGCCTCAAGGAAAACGTCATCCTGGGCCGCCTGATCCCCGCGGGGACCGGAAACGACTTCGTGCGCTTCACCCAGGTGGTGGACCGGAAGACCCTCAAGGCCATCGAGGAGGCCAGGAAGGAGGCGGTGGAGGCCAAGGAGAAGGAGCCCGCTCTCCGCCGCCCTGGCCGCCGCGAGCAGCCTGGGAAGCAGGCCTAA
- a CDS encoding alpha/beta fold hydrolase, with the protein MREEIGYIPVGEAELYVEDVGDEQAPALLVLHGGPGGNAYALREGLQDYLEGFRVIYFDQRGSGRSLELPQDPRLFTIDALVEDTVALAEALGLEQFHLLAHGFGALVALELLRRYPGVLGAVLLSPWVSFPWLSARLAEAAGLESLPDPEQNLKVALEKAEPKVLFDRLMFPTPHGRLEYEWVAEGSGILGPDTPALAFWKNGLWRLDYTPYLSPSRKPVALVVGEKDGTSYPYAEEVAERLKAPIRVIPGAGHYPWIDQPEAFGEAFREVLEGLLAPWKV; encoded by the coding sequence ATGCGGGAAGAAATCGGCTACATCCCCGTAGGGGAGGCGGAGCTTTACGTGGAGGACGTGGGGGACGAACAGGCCCCGGCCCTCCTGGTCCTCCACGGGGGGCCTGGGGGGAACGCCTACGCCCTCAGGGAAGGGCTTCAGGACTACCTGGAAGGGTTCAGGGTCATCTACTTCGACCAGCGGGGTTCCGGCCGGAGCCTGGAGCTTCCCCAGGACCCCAGGCTTTTCACCATAGATGCTTTGGTGGAGGATACTGTGGCCCTGGCCGAGGCCCTGGGGCTGGAGCAGTTTCATCTTCTGGCCCACGGCTTCGGGGCCCTGGTGGCCCTGGAGCTCCTCCGCCGCTACCCGGGGGTCCTGGGGGCGGTGCTCCTTTCCCCCTGGGTGAGCTTCCCCTGGCTTTCCGCAAGGCTTGCGGAGGCTGCGGGGCTCGAGTCTCTTCCCGATCCGGAGCAAAACCTTAAGGTTGCCCTAGAGAAGGCCGAACCCAAGGTCCTCTTTGACCGCCTCATGTTCCCCACCCCCCATGGCCGCCTGGAGTACGAGTGGGTGGCGGAGGGCTCGGGCATCCTGGGGCCGGATACTCCGGCCTTGGCCTTTTGGAAAAACGGCCTCTGGCGGCTGGACTACACCCCCTACCTTTCCCCAAGCCGCAAACCGGTGGCCCTGGTGGTGGGGGAGAAGGACGGCACCAGCTATCCCTATGCCGAGGAGGTGGCGGAGCGCCTCAAAGCTCCCATCCGGGTGATACCCGGGGCCGGGCACTACCCCTGGATCGATCAGCCGGAGGCTTTTGGCGAGGCCTTCCGGGAAGTCCTCGAGGGCCTGCTGGCTCCCTGGAAGGTGTGA
- a CDS encoding ABC transporter permease: MAYGGFFVLLFLGLALFYPLLRILALGVGEGFARALANPYYWERYLWSLEYGFLSALFTLSLALPLAFLFRRRFPFRGGFLALSTLPFVLPTPVVALGFLALLGPKGVLGVDLYGTQALLFLAAIFYNLGLALRILLPVALNLEGPLQAARVLGASSPRAFLRVGLPLLLPALASAGLLVFIYAFSAFGVPLLLGGPRYATLEVEVYTLLAYRLAFPEASALMLLEILTLGLAVALYLRLRPYPLPPGGLLPPPPWAYTLGLGVLFLLLFAPLWGLFLRLDPKALASAWASQDFTPLSVALGNSLRFTLLALALALPLGVAYAAAARRSPLMDLLGLFPLMVSPVAVGLGYLLAYPHLRGSLALLLAAYALLAYPLLARALLPALRSLSPSLLEAARVLGATPLRAFLRVELPLVLPALTSGLALALAAILGEFGASLVLWRPEWTTLTLAIYERLGRPGEGPFKEAIALAALLALLSGLLFYLLDRGRGRWG; the protein is encoded by the coding sequence ATGGCCTACGGAGGCTTTTTCGTCCTCCTCTTCCTGGGCCTGGCCCTCTTCTACCCCCTTCTCCGCATCCTGGCCCTGGGAGTAGGGGAGGGGTTTGCCCGGGCCCTGGCGAACCCCTACTACTGGGAGCGCTACCTCTGGAGCCTGGAGTACGGGTTTCTCTCCGCCCTCTTCACCTTGTCCCTGGCCCTGCCCCTGGCCTTTCTCTTCCGCCGCCGCTTTCCCTTTAGGGGGGGTTTCCTGGCTCTTTCCACCTTGCCTTTTGTCCTCCCCACCCCGGTGGTGGCCCTGGGATTTCTGGCCCTTTTGGGGCCGAAGGGGGTCTTGGGGGTGGACCTTTACGGTACCCAAGCCCTCCTTTTTCTGGCGGCCATCTTTTACAACCTGGGCCTTGCCCTCAGGATCCTCCTGCCCGTGGCCTTGAACCTGGAAGGCCCCTTGCAGGCGGCCCGGGTCCTGGGGGCCTCGAGTCCCAGGGCTTTTCTAAGGGTAGGGCTTCCCCTCCTCCTCCCCGCCTTGGCTTCCGCGGGGCTTTTGGTGTTCATCTACGCCTTTTCCGCCTTCGGGGTCCCTCTCCTTCTGGGAGGGCCCAGGTACGCCACCCTCGAGGTGGAGGTCTACACCCTCTTGGCCTACCGCCTGGCCTTTCCCGAGGCCAGCGCCCTCATGCTCCTGGAGATCCTCACCCTGGGCCTAGCCGTGGCCCTCTACCTGCGCCTCCGGCCCTATCCCCTGCCCCCCGGAGGGCTTCTTCCCCCTCCCCCTTGGGCCTATACCCTGGGCCTAGGCGTCCTCTTTCTCCTCCTTTTTGCCCCCTTGTGGGGGCTGTTTCTGCGCCTGGACCCTAAGGCCCTCGCTTCCGCCTGGGCCTCACAGGACTTCACTCCCCTTTCCGTGGCCTTGGGGAATAGCCTCCGCTTCACCCTCTTGGCCTTGGCCCTAGCCCTTCCTTTGGGAGTGGCTTATGCCGCAGCGGCCCGCCGGAGCCCCCTCATGGACCTCTTAGGGCTTTTCCCCCTCATGGTGAGCCCGGTGGCCGTGGGCCTCGGCTACCTTCTCGCCTACCCCCACCTTCGGGGCTCCTTGGCCCTGCTTCTCGCTGCCTACGCCCTCTTGGCCTACCCCCTCCTTGCCCGGGCCCTCCTGCCTGCCTTAAGAAGCCTTTCCCCAAGCCTCCTCGAGGCGGCCCGGGTCCTGGGGGCCACGCCCCTTAGGGCCTTCCTCCGGGTGGAGCTTCCCCTGGTACTCCCTGCTCTTACCTCAGGACTCGCCCTGGCCCTGGCGGCCATCCTGGGGGAGTTTGGAGCCAGCCTGGTGCTCTGGCGGCCCGAGTGGACCACCCTCACCTTGGCCATCTACGAGCGCCTGGGGAGGCCCGGGGAAGGCCCCTTTAAGGAAGCTATCGCCTTGGCCGCCCTTCTGGCCCTTCTTTCCGGGCTCCTCTTTTACCTCTTGGACCGGGGCCGGGGCCGGTGGGGCTAA
- a CDS encoding thiamine ABC transporter substrate-binding protein, producing MLRIFALLVLLAFGFAQEITVLTHASFSLDKGLIARFERETGLKLRFLKGGDAGETLNRAILTKGAPIADVIYGFDNTFLSRALEADILLPYRSPAIQNLKATLLLDPTFRALPVDYGWVSLNYDRAYFKDRPLPKAPADLARPEYARLLVVQNPATSSPGLAFLMATVARFGEDGYLDFWARLRDGGVRVAKGWSEAYYTHFTLYKGDRPLVVSYTTSPAAEVYYSEGKYQEPPTGNLFPELAFFQVEFVGILKGTKNLEGAKRVVDWLLSKPVQENIPTEMWMYPARRDAALPPVFRFAPEPLGSVRLDPKVMAQNRERWIEEWTKVVLQGQSPEAVRQGRR from the coding sequence ATGTTAAGGATCTTTGCCCTGCTGGTCCTTTTGGCCTTCGGCTTTGCCCAGGAGATCACCGTCCTCACCCACGCAAGCTTTTCCCTGGATAAGGGGCTCATCGCCCGGTTTGAGCGGGAAACCGGCCTGAAGCTCCGCTTCCTCAAAGGAGGGGATGCCGGGGAGACCCTGAACCGGGCCATCCTCACCAAGGGAGCCCCCATCGCCGACGTGATCTACGGCTTCGACAACACCTTCTTGTCCCGGGCCCTGGAGGCGGACATCCTTTTGCCCTACCGGAGCCCCGCGATCCAGAATCTGAAGGCCACCTTGCTCCTGGACCCCACCTTTCGCGCCCTTCCCGTGGACTACGGTTGGGTGAGCCTCAACTACGATCGGGCCTACTTCAAGGACCGTCCCCTGCCCAAGGCCCCCGCGGACCTGGCCCGTCCCGAGTACGCCCGGCTCCTGGTGGTGCAAAACCCTGCCACCAGCTCCCCAGGCCTGGCCTTCCTCATGGCCACGGTGGCCCGCTTCGGCGAGGATGGCTACCTGGACTTCTGGGCCAGGCTCCGGGACGGGGGCGTGCGGGTGGCCAAGGGCTGGAGCGAGGCTTACTACACCCACTTCACCCTTTACAAGGGGGATAGGCCCCTGGTGGTTTCCTACACCACCAGCCCTGCCGCCGAGGTCTACTACTCCGAGGGCAAGTACCAAGAGCCCCCCACGGGGAACCTCTTTCCGGAACTCGCCTTCTTCCAGGTGGAGTTCGTGGGCATCCTGAAGGGGACCAAGAACCTGGAAGGGGCCAAGAGGGTGGTGGACTGGCTCCTCTCCAAGCCCGTGCAGGAGAACATCCCCACGGAGATGTGGATGTACCCGGCCCGCCGGGACGCCGCTTTGCCCCCGGTGTTCCGCTTCGCCCCGGAACCCTTGGGCAGCGTGCGCCTGGACCCCAAGGTCATGGCCCAGAACCGGGAGCGCTGGATCGAGGAGTGGACCAAGGTGGTCCTTCAGGGGCAAAGCCCCGAGGCGGTGCGCCAGGGCAGGCGGTAG
- a CDS encoding fuculose-1-phosphate aldolase → MLARIYTAFRQVGEDLFHHRLISATAGNFSVRTKEGFLITRSGVQKARLSPEDLVEVPLEGPFPEGASVESVIHREVYRKTPARAIVHAHPRVAVALSLHLDRIVPLDLEGQYYLKAVPVLAPQTVSATLEAALAVAEGLKEHRACLLRGHGAFAIGLKEKPEEALLEAYSLLTTLEESAEILFYHRLWGKG, encoded by the coding sequence ATGCTAGCGCGGATCTACACCGCCTTTCGCCAGGTGGGGGAGGATCTTTTTCACCATAGGCTCATCTCCGCCACCGCGGGCAACTTTTCCGTGCGCACCAAGGAGGGCTTTCTCATCACCCGAAGCGGGGTGCAGAAGGCCCGCCTCTCCCCGGAGGATCTGGTGGAGGTGCCCCTCGAGGGCCCTTTCCCGGAGGGGGCCAGCGTGGAGAGCGTGATCCACCGGGAGGTCTACCGCAAGACCCCGGCCCGGGCCATCGTCCACGCCCATCCCCGGGTGGCGGTGGCTCTCTCCTTGCATTTGGACCGGATTGTTCCCCTGGACCTCGAGGGCCAGTACTACCTGAAAGCAGTGCCGGTGCTTGCTCCCCAAACCGTGAGCGCCACCCTTGAGGCCGCCCTGGCCGTGGCAGAGGGCCTTAAGGAGCACCGGGCCTGCCTCCTCCGGGGCCACGGGGCCTTCGCCATAGGGCTTAAGGAGAAGCCGGAGGAAGCCCTTCTGGAGGCCTATAGCCTCCTCACCACCTTGGAGGAAAGCGCGGAGATCCTCTTCTATCACCGCCTTTGGGGGAAGGGATGA
- a CDS encoding DNA-formamidopyrimidine glycosylase: MPELPEVETTRRGLEPLLLGRRFLEISHQDPRRYRHTEKALGREVEGVGRRGKFLLLGLSKGLEMVVHLGMTGGFRLQVTPHTRVAFRLDQSELFFHDPRRFGRIWVVERGDYREIPLLSRLGPEPLSEAFRFPEFLEGLRKSAKPLKALLLDQHLAAGVGNIYADEALFRAGLSPLRPGKKVNEEEARRLFFAIREVLGEAVAFGGSTLSDHTYQQPDGLPGGFQERHAVYGRQGLPCPRCGEAVARAVVAGRGTHFCPWCQT, translated from the coding sequence GTGCCTGAGCTGCCCGAGGTGGAAACCACCAGGCGGGGCCTCGAGCCCCTTCTCCTCGGGCGGCGCTTCCTGGAAATCAGCCACCAGGACCCCAGGCGCTACCGCCACACGGAAAAGGCCCTGGGTAGGGAGGTTGAGGGCGTGGGGCGGCGGGGCAAGTTTCTCCTCCTAGGGCTTTCGAAGGGTCTGGAGATGGTGGTCCACCTGGGCATGACCGGGGGGTTCCGCCTGCAGGTCACGCCCCACACCCGGGTGGCCTTCCGCCTGGACCAAAGCGAGCTCTTCTTCCACGACCCCCGGCGCTTCGGGCGCATCTGGGTGGTGGAGCGGGGAGATTACCGCGAGATCCCCCTTCTCTCCCGCCTGGGCCCCGAGCCCCTTTCCGAGGCTTTCCGCTTCCCGGAGTTCCTCGAGGGCCTGCGAAAAAGCGCCAAGCCCCTCAAGGCCTTGCTCCTGGACCAGCACCTCGCCGCCGGGGTGGGAAACATCTACGCCGACGAGGCCCTCTTCCGGGCAGGCCTCTCCCCCCTCCGCCCGGGCAAAAAAGTGAACGAGGAGGAGGCCAGGAGGCTCTTCTTCGCCATCCGTGAGGTCCTGGGCGAGGCCGTGGCCTTCGGGGGAAGCACCCTCTCCGACCACACCTACCAGCAACCCGACGGCCTCCCCGGAGGCTTCCAGGAGCGCCACGCCGTTTATGGGCGGCAGGGCCTCCCCTGCCCCCGGTGCGGGGAGGCGGTGGCCCGGGCGGTGGTGGCAGGAAGGGGCACCCACTTCTGCCCCTGGTGCCAGACTTAA
- a CDS encoding acyl-CoA thioesterase — protein MEARTLELVFPEHTNPLGAAFGGFVLGLMDKVGSYAAARRAKKPVVTVAVSSVEFKVPIRTGDLLEVVAKVVRVGRTSLTVEVEVYKERFGQEDGRVLATRGELTYVAVNERGQPVPVEEHAGAD, from the coding sequence ATGGAGGCGCGCACCTTAGAGCTCGTCTTCCCCGAGCACACCAACCCCCTGGGCGCCGCCTTTGGCGGCTTCGTGCTGGGCCTCATGGACAAGGTAGGTTCCTACGCCGCCGCCCGCAGGGCCAAGAAGCCCGTGGTGACCGTGGCGGTGAGCAGCGTGGAGTTCAAGGTGCCCATCCGCACCGGCGACCTCCTGGAGGTAGTGGCCAAGGTGGTGCGGGTGGGGCGCACCTCCTTGACCGTGGAGGTGGAGGTCTACAAGGAGCGCTTCGGCCAGGAGGACGGCCGGGTCCTGGCCACCCGGGGGGAGCTCACCTACGTGGCGGTGAACGAGCGGGGCCAGCCTGTGCCGGTGGAGGAGCATGCGGGTGCTGACTGA
- a CDS encoding 4a-hydroxytetrahydrobiopterin dehydratase encodes MDWETRQNPERLFKTFRFANFQEAMAFANRVAELAEAKGHHPRLTVEWGRVTVEWWTHNAGGITEKDREMARLTDLLLG; translated from the coding sequence ATGGACTGGGAAACCCGGCAAAACCCCGAGCGCCTGTTCAAAACCTTCCGCTTTGCCAACTTCCAAGAGGCGATGGCCTTTGCCAACAGGGTGGCCGAGTTGGCCGAGGCCAAGGGCCACCACCCCCGCCTCACCGTGGAGTGGGGGCGGGTGACCGTGGAGTGGTGGACCCATAACGCCGGTGGCATCACCGAGAAAGACCGGGAGATGGCCCGCCTCACCGACCTCCTTCTGGGGTAG
- a CDS encoding DCC1-like thiol-disulfide oxidoreductase family protein has translation MRVLTDASCPYCRALGRALKALDLGGSLRIEPLQEAQGLDQEALLQELHVLEGERVHRGYRALMALVRRLPLLWPLYPLLLLGLAFGLGPRLYRALAERRPRA, from the coding sequence ATGCGGGTGCTGACTGACGCATCCTGCCCCTACTGCCGGGCCTTGGGCCGGGCCCTGAAGGCCCTGGACCTTGGGGGAAGCCTCCGGATAGAGCCCCTGCAGGAGGCCCAGGGGTTGGACCAAGAGGCCCTTCTCCAGGAACTCCACGTCCTGGAGGGGGAAAGGGTCCACCGGGGCTACCGGGCCCTTATGGCCTTGGTCCGAAGGCTACCCCTCCTCTGGCCCCTTTACCCCCTTCTCCTCCTGGGCCTGGCCTTCGGCCTGGGGCCCAGGCTCTACCGCGCCCTAGCGGAAAGGAGGCCCCGTGCCTGA